A genomic window from Montipora capricornis isolate CH-2021 chromosome 8, ASM3666992v2, whole genome shotgun sequence includes:
- the LOC138058892 gene encoding histone H2B, gonadal-like, producing the protein MAPKVAGKKGEKRAGKAKAAADGKKKRRGKRKESYAIYIYKVLKQVHPDTGISSKAMGIMNSFVNDIFERIAGEASRLAHYNKKSTISSREIQTAIRLLLPGELAKHAVSEGTKAVTKYTSSK; encoded by the coding sequence ATGGCTCCCAAAGTTGCTGGAAAGAAAGGCGAGAAGAGAGCTGGTAAGGCAAAGGCCGCGGCTGATGGAAAGAAGAAGAGGCGaggaaagagaaaggaaagctATGCGATCTACATCTACAAAGTGTTGAAGCAAGTTCATCCAGACACTGGTATCTCCAGCAAAGCCATGGGCATCATGAACTCGTTCGTCAACGACATCTTCGAGCGCATCGCTGGCGAAGCTTCCCGCCTTGCTCATTACAACAAGAAGTCAACCATCAGCTCCCGCGAGATTCAGACCGCCATTAGACTGCTTCTGCCCGGTGAACTGGCTAAACACGCTGTCAGTGAAGGAACCAAAGCCGTGACGAAGTATACCAGTAGCAAGTAA